In Falco biarmicus isolate bFalBia1 chromosome 5, bFalBia1.pri, whole genome shotgun sequence, a single genomic region encodes these proteins:
- the KLHL42 gene encoding kelch-like protein 42 isoform X2 → MSLAERRRQEEEEGEAGEGDGAGAGEEVVQIRLGDKRYPVCKRKLIEQSDYFRALYRSGMREAGQGQEEQLLRGGLSALGLELVLDFINTSCLARLEQEEGGDEEPPLLEELVEAASYLQVTPLLRLLLSQVKLGNCFELHRLAQVYGLQDLHDACLDFMAAHYHQVLRRPDARPHLLLPHALQQHLKERRMRGTATLVAIGDFMGASSLGLPPGSHPQVEAPWSMLRYDEEAQRWLPLASNLPPDLVNVRGYGSAMLDNYLFIVGGYRITSQEISAAHCYNPCLNEWSQLASMNQKRSNFKLLAVNGKLYAIGGQSLANVECYNPENDWWTFVASMPNPLAEFSACECKGKIYVIGGYTTRDRNMNILQYCPTSDSWTTFELCDVHVRKQQMLSVEETIYLLTSS, encoded by the exons ATGTCCCTGGCagagcggcggcggcaggaggaagaggagggggaagcGGGCGAAGGGGATGGGGCCGGTGCGGGGGAGGAGGTGGTGCAGATCCGGCTGGGGGACAAGCGCTACCCGGTGTGCAAGAGGAAGCTGATCGAGCAGAGTGACTATTTCCGAGCCCTCTACCGCTCGGGCATGCGGGAGGCCGGGCAGGGCcaggaggagcagctgctgcgCGGGGGGCTGAGcgccctggggctggagctggtgctggaCTTCATCAACACCTcctgcctggccaggctggagcaggaggaggggggcgATGAGGAGCCCCCtttgctggaggagctggtggaggCCGCGTCCTACCTGCAGGTCACCCCCTTGCTCcgcctgctcctctcccaggtGAAGCTGGGCAACTGCTTCGAGCTGCACCGCCTGGCACAGGTCTACGGGCTGCAGGACTTGCACGACGCCTGTCTAGACTTCATGGCTGCCCATTACCACCAGGTGCTGCGGAGGCCCGATGCTCGGCCacatctcctcctgccccatgcTCTCCAGCAGCACTTGAAGGAAAGGCGGATGAGGGGCACCGCCACCCTCGTGGCCATCGGGGACTTCATGGGTGCCTCCTCCCTAGGCCTGCCTCCGGGCAGCCACCCTCAGGTGGAAGCCCCCTGGTCCATGCTGAGGTATGATGAGGAAGCGCAGAGGTGGCTGCCCCTGGCCAGCAACCTGCCCCCTGATCTGGTGAACGTCCGAGGCTACGGGTCAGCAATGCTGGACAACTACCTGTTCATTGTTGGGGGCTACAGGATCACCAGCCAGGAGATCTCGGCTGCCCATTGTTACAACCCTTGCCTAAACGAGTGGAGTCAGCTGGCTTCCATGAACCAGAAGAG GTCCAATTTTAAGCTTTTGGCTGTGAATGGAAAGCTCTATGCCATCGGGGGTCAATCTCTTGCCAACGTGGAGTGCTATAACCCAGAAAATGACTGGTGGACTTTCGTAGCATCCATGCCAAACCCTCTTGCAGAATTTTCAGCTTGTGAATGTAAAGGCAAGATCTATGTTATTGGAGGATACACCACACGAG ATAGGAATATGAACATTTTGCAGTACTGTCCCACTTCTGATTCCTGGACCACCTTTGAACTTTGTGATGTCCATGTTCGCAAACAACAGATGCTCTCTGTTGAAGAAACTATATATCTG ctgACAAGTTCATAA
- the KLHL42 gene encoding kelch-like protein 42 isoform X1 — translation MSLAERRRQEEEEGEAGEGDGAGAGEEVVQIRLGDKRYPVCKRKLIEQSDYFRALYRSGMREAGQGQEEQLLRGGLSALGLELVLDFINTSCLARLEQEEGGDEEPPLLEELVEAASYLQVTPLLRLLLSQVKLGNCFELHRLAQVYGLQDLHDACLDFMAAHYHQVLRRPDARPHLLLPHALQQHLKERRMRGTATLVAIGDFMGASSLGLPPGSHPQVEAPWSMLRYDEEAQRWLPLASNLPPDLVNVRGYGSAMLDNYLFIVGGYRITSQEISAAHCYNPCLNEWSQLASMNQKRSNFKLLAVNGKLYAIGGQSLANVECYNPENDWWTFVASMPNPLAEFSACECKGKIYVIGGYTTRDRNMNILQYCPTSDSWTTFELCDVHVRKQQMLSVEETIYLVGGCIHELGPNQKSSQSEDVLTVQSYNIATKEWLYLKENTSKSGLNLTCTLHNDGVYILSRDITLSTSLEHRVFLKYNIFTDSWESLRRFPAFGQNMLICSMYLPDVQEV, via the exons ATGTCCCTGGCagagcggcggcggcaggaggaagaggagggggaagcGGGCGAAGGGGATGGGGCCGGTGCGGGGGAGGAGGTGGTGCAGATCCGGCTGGGGGACAAGCGCTACCCGGTGTGCAAGAGGAAGCTGATCGAGCAGAGTGACTATTTCCGAGCCCTCTACCGCTCGGGCATGCGGGAGGCCGGGCAGGGCcaggaggagcagctgctgcgCGGGGGGCTGAGcgccctggggctggagctggtgctggaCTTCATCAACACCTcctgcctggccaggctggagcaggaggaggggggcgATGAGGAGCCCCCtttgctggaggagctggtggaggCCGCGTCCTACCTGCAGGTCACCCCCTTGCTCcgcctgctcctctcccaggtGAAGCTGGGCAACTGCTTCGAGCTGCACCGCCTGGCACAGGTCTACGGGCTGCAGGACTTGCACGACGCCTGTCTAGACTTCATGGCTGCCCATTACCACCAGGTGCTGCGGAGGCCCGATGCTCGGCCacatctcctcctgccccatgcTCTCCAGCAGCACTTGAAGGAAAGGCGGATGAGGGGCACCGCCACCCTCGTGGCCATCGGGGACTTCATGGGTGCCTCCTCCCTAGGCCTGCCTCCGGGCAGCCACCCTCAGGTGGAAGCCCCCTGGTCCATGCTGAGGTATGATGAGGAAGCGCAGAGGTGGCTGCCCCTGGCCAGCAACCTGCCCCCTGATCTGGTGAACGTCCGAGGCTACGGGTCAGCAATGCTGGACAACTACCTGTTCATTGTTGGGGGCTACAGGATCACCAGCCAGGAGATCTCGGCTGCCCATTGTTACAACCCTTGCCTAAACGAGTGGAGTCAGCTGGCTTCCATGAACCAGAAGAG GTCCAATTTTAAGCTTTTGGCTGTGAATGGAAAGCTCTATGCCATCGGGGGTCAATCTCTTGCCAACGTGGAGTGCTATAACCCAGAAAATGACTGGTGGACTTTCGTAGCATCCATGCCAAACCCTCTTGCAGAATTTTCAGCTTGTGAATGTAAAGGCAAGATCTATGTTATTGGAGGATACACCACACGAG ATAGGAATATGAACATTTTGCAGTACTGTCCCACTTCTGATTCCTGGACCACCTTTGAACTTTGTGATGTCCATGTTCGCAAACAACAGATGCTCTCTGTTGAAGAAACTATATATCTGGTAGGGGGTTGTATTCATGAGCTTGGACCAAACCAAAAATCCAGCCAAAGTGAGGATGTGTTAACTGTGCAATCTTACAACATTGCTACCAAAGAATGGCTCTACCTCAAAGAGAACACATCAAAATCGGGTCTTAACTTGACTTGCACTCTCCACAACGATGGAGTTTATATATTAAGCAGGGATATTACTCTATCTACAAGCTTGGAGCACCGTGTTTTTCTTAAGTATAATATATTTACGGACAGTTGGGAGTCACTAAGACGCTTTCCAGCCTTTGGACAAAACATGCTGATCTGTTCTATGTATTTGCCTGATGTGCAAGAAGTGTAA